The following proteins come from a genomic window of Posidoniimonas corsicana:
- a CDS encoding helix-turn-helix domain-containing protein, giving the protein MRPYLTPNDVAKQLGVSTSHVSRLIASGQISATNVAVNGARRPTYRIDPADVDAFLTKALAPSNSSATTTRRRRSQPGVSAFF; this is encoded by the coding sequence GTGCGCCCGTACCTTACTCCAAACGACGTCGCGAAGCAGCTCGGCGTCAGCACTAGCCATGTGTCGCGCCTGATCGCATCCGGCCAGATTAGCGCGACCAACGTCGCCGTTAATGGCGCCCGGCGTCCAACGTACCGAATCGACCCGGCGGACGTCGACGCGTTCCTGACGAAGGCCCTCGCTCCTTCGAACTCTTCCGCCACGACAACGCGACGGCGCCGCAGTCAACCTGGCGTTAGTGCGTTTTTCTAG
- a CDS encoding GP88 family protein gives MSASYGSVDPPEKLVSRDAWVAWCFLDNWGNRDEFAPGPYLNACFAREVEGYDGIAIDINENDSLVAIRLTDCRDAETGEVESWAQEVLDEFGSYAYSSTNGTSVMIVCEGKLPDGCPNNFSEVGESGNWVIFDYLRRIPVTGVNVSCRANGEMKVMDDVRRPGRGRPVARKEGPMMLLRTNAKLAKAGPDRYLLAGLTIAPHRLSGHEVCPASTVGCRAACNLWFSGQRVLPAARNRARLDTRWLHEDRTGFLAQLDRDLAAHARRAERLGLRPLVRLNVASDLDWSETIARWPGIRFYDYTKVRSRFRAYLDGRLPENYTLTFSASESSHPATLASFLRRGGNVAAVFAVDYHPACGRIGAAAFG, from the coding sequence GTGAGTGCTTCCTACGGTTCTGTAGACCCTCCTGAGAAGCTGGTCTCTCGGGACGCATGGGTCGCTTGGTGCTTTCTGGACAACTGGGGCAACCGCGACGAGTTTGCCCCCGGGCCTTATCTCAACGCCTGCTTTGCCCGCGAGGTTGAGGGATACGACGGTATCGCAATCGATATCAATGAGAACGACAGTCTTGTAGCAATTCGGCTCACCGATTGCCGCGACGCGGAGACTGGCGAGGTCGAGAGCTGGGCCCAGGAAGTCTTGGACGAGTTCGGATCGTACGCCTACTCCAGCACCAACGGCACCTCGGTGATGATCGTCTGCGAGGGAAAGCTCCCTGACGGCTGCCCCAACAACTTTTCGGAAGTCGGCGAGTCGGGCAACTGGGTGATCTTCGATTACCTTCGTCGTATTCCGGTAACGGGCGTGAACGTCAGCTGCCGCGCTAACGGCGAGATGAAGGTGATGGACGACGTGCGTCGCCCTGGTCGTGGTCGCCCTGTTGCACGGAAGGAGGGGCCGATGATGCTGCTCCGCACCAACGCCAAGCTGGCCAAGGCCGGGCCGGACCGCTACCTGCTAGCGGGCCTCACCATCGCGCCGCACCGGCTCTCGGGCCACGAGGTCTGCCCGGCCTCGACCGTCGGCTGCCGCGCGGCGTGCAACCTGTGGTTCTCCGGCCAGCGGGTGCTGCCCGCCGCGCGGAACCGGGCCCGGCTGGACACCCGGTGGCTTCACGAGGACCGTACGGGCTTCCTGGCGCAGCTGGACCGCGACCTGGCGGCCCATGCCCGCCGCGCCGAGCGGCTTGGCCTGCGCCCGCTGGTCCGGCTCAACGTGGCGTCCGACCTCGACTGGTCCGAAACCATCGCCCGCTGGCCCGGAATCCGGTTCTACGACTACACCAAGGTCAGAAGCCGGTTCCGCGCGTACCTCGACGGCCGGCTGCCGGAGAACTACACGCTGACCTTCTCGGCTTCAGAGTCGTCGCACCCGGCCACGCTGGCCAGCTTCCTCCGCCGAGGGGGCAACGTGGCGGCCGTGTTTGCGGTAGACTACCACCCGGCTTGCGGCCGGATCGGCGCTGCCGCGTTCGGTTAG